The DNA region TAGATATTGGCTTTGTCCGGGGTGACCTGAAAGGTCTTGGCCTGAGCGTCCTGGCTTTCATCCGCCATTTTTACCGAAGCACAACCACCGGTCAGAGCGGTCAACGCCAGCAAAGCGGTGAAGGTTAACTGCTTGAACATCCTGTATCTCCATTGTTTTGATGAGTCCCACGACAGTTGTCGGCCGTACCCAACAAAACCTTGAAGCTCAATGGCATCGTAACCGCCCCTCTGATCTTCCTGCGCTGATCAGTTACGTCGCTCAGCGTGGATCGAGGTTATCCAGCACCCGGTTCACCGCCAGTTCTCCCAGCATGATCGACTGCTGAATCCCCAGCAGTGTGTTGCTTTGTGATCCTTTCAGGTACCTCGCGAAATCGCTCGCCATGACATTCGCTGATGCCAGCGATTCACAGGCGTATTCCAGAAGGGTTTGATTGTCGACTTCGGGGGCGATGAGGAAGATTGTACTGGGTTGGCGTGGAGCGTCCGGATCGGTGCCCGGTGGATTTTCTGTTGTATTGGTCATGCTTCGGCCTCCAAAAAAGTGGAGCCGTCACCGAGTGTTATTAAACAAAAGGGTGGCAGCTGTACGCAGGTTAGTAGACCGGGGACACACGAAACCGGCGCGCCCGAAGGCGCCCTGCGCATAGCTGCCATCAAGGGCAGGTATAGAAATACCTGCCTATCTGGAGCGCAAATGCGCTTCGTATGACCACGGGCTACTAAACCCGATCACTGACAATCAGTGACGCGAATCAAGTTACCGACGGCCCCCAAGGCGCACAAGCCGGCGGATTCTGGGCTAGTCGTAGGCCCTGCCGCAAGGCGCTGTAGCCTCCCGGAATATAGCTTCGGAAATGTCCGACAAGACATCACGATTTCAGCGGCTCAACCTTACGCGTCAACAACTCCACAAACGCCCTGGCCATTGGCGACTTCTGATCCTTACGCTGCACCAGCCACACTGCCGACACCGCCTCTGGATCGAGCAGAGGCCGATAGACCACCCCTTCGATGCGCATCCGCTGATAGGACGCCGGCAGCACGGATACACCCAACCCCGCCGCCACCAGACCAATGATCGTCATCGCCTCGCCCGCCTCCTGTGCAAAGTGCGGACTAAACCCCGCATCCCGCGCCAGGCTGAGCAATTGCGCGTACAGACCACTGCCATAACTGCGTGGGAAAAATACGAAGGGTTCGAGCGCCAGAGCTGACAGAAACAAGCCTTCTTCGCTACCGGTCACCAACGGATGCTTCGAGCTGAGCACCGCCACCAGCGGCTCACGCATCAACTCCACCACGCTGAGCGAGTCCGGCAACCCAAGCGGCCGCATGATCCCGACTTCAATCGACTCATCCACCAACGCATCGGCGACCTGGGTGCTGCTCATCTCCCGCAGGTTCAGGTGCACCGCCGGAAATCGTTGGCGAAACGAAAAAATCGCCTGTGGAATGGTCGAGTTGAACGGCGCCGACGAGGTGAAGCCGATCTTCAGTTCGCCCAATTCACCCAACTGCGCACGCCGTGCAACATCCGCCGCCTTGTCGACCTGCGCCAACACCAGCCGCGCCTCTTCCAGAAACAGCCGACCGGCTTCACTGAGTTCGACCCGACGATTGGTCCGCTCGAACAACCGCGCGCCCACCTCTTGCTCCAGCGCCTGAATCTGCTGGCTCAGGGGTGGTTGCGAGATGCCCAGCACCTGGGCGGCGCGGCCGAAGTGCAGTTCTTCGGCAACAGCAATGAAGTAGCGCAGGTGACGCAATTCCATGAAAACTCCATTAGGTCGTTAAACCTATCAAACAGGTCGAACAATATATTGGATTGAATCATTAGGCAGCTATATGCTTTTTTCATTGCCTGACCGGCTGCGTCCTCCGAGGTCCGAAGTGAAAACTGCTGTCGCTCCACTTGCCCATGAAGTTCCGCCCGCAGCGGTGGACGATGTTGTCGCCGAACTAAAGGAGATCTACATCGAAAAAGGCACACCGATGTTCATGCGCACGGTGTTGGCGCTGTTCTCCGGCGGCTTCGCGACCTTCGCTCTGCTGTATTGCGTGCAGCCGATGATGCCGCTGCTGTCCCATGAGTACTCCATCAACGCGGCGCAGAGCAGTCTGATCCTGTCGGTCGCCACCGGTATGCTCGCCATTGGTCTGCTGATCACCGGCCCGATTTCTGATCGCATCGGGCGCAAACCGGTGATGGTCGCCGCGCTGTTCGCCGCCGCGCTCTGCACAATCGCCAGCTCAATGATGCCGAACTGGCACGGTGTATTGGTGATGCGCGCGCTGATAGGGTTGTCGTTGAGCGGTCTGGCAGCGGTCGCCATGACTTACTTGAGCGAAGAGATCCATCCACAGCACATCGGTCTGGCCATGGGTTTGTACATCGGCGGCAACGCGATTGGCGGGATGTGCGGACGCTTGATCACTGGCGTGTTGATCGACTTCGTCAGCTGGCACACGGCGATGCTGGTGATCGGCGGCCTGGCGCTGATCGCGGCGGCGGTGTTCTGGAAAATTCTTCCCGAGTCGCGCAACTTCCGCGCCCGTTCATTACACCCGCGCAGCTTGATTGACGGCTTCACCATGCACTTTCGCGACGCCGGCCTGCCGCTGCTGTTCCTTGAAGCTTTTGTGCTGATGGGCGCGTTCGTCACCCTCTTCAACTACATCGGTTATCGCCTGCTGGCCGAGCCGTACCACATGGATCA from Pseudomonas sp. ACM7 includes:
- a CDS encoding DUF6124 family protein, whose protein sequence is MTNTTENPPGTDPDAPRQPSTIFLIAPEVDNQTLLEYACESLASANVMASDFARYLKGSQSNTLLGIQQSIMLGELAVNRVLDNLDPR
- a CDS encoding LysR family transcriptional regulator, whose product is MELRHLRYFIAVAEELHFGRAAQVLGISQPPLSQQIQALEQEVGARLFERTNRRVELSEAGRLFLEEARLVLAQVDKAADVARRAQLGELGELKIGFTSSAPFNSTIPQAIFSFRQRFPAVHLNLREMSSTQVADALVDESIEVGIMRPLGLPDSLSVVELMREPLVAVLSSKHPLVTGSEEGLFLSALALEPFVFFPRSYGSGLYAQLLSLARDAGFSPHFAQEAGEAMTIIGLVAAGLGVSVLPASYQRMRIEGVVYRPLLDPEAVSAVWLVQRKDQKSPMARAFVELLTRKVEPLKS
- a CDS encoding MFS transporter, which codes for MKTAVAPLAHEVPPAAVDDVVAELKEIYIEKGTPMFMRTVLALFSGGFATFALLYCVQPMMPLLSHEYSINAAQSSLILSVATGMLAIGLLITGPISDRIGRKPVMVAALFAAALCTIASSMMPNWHGVLVMRALIGLSLSGLAAVAMTYLSEEIHPQHIGLAMGLYIGGNAIGGMCGRLITGVLIDFVSWHTAMLVIGGLALIAAAVFWKILPESRNFRARSLHPRSLIDGFTMHFRDAGLPLLFLEAFVLMGAFVTLFNYIGYRLLAEPYHMDQAFVGLLSVVYLSGIYSSAKIGSLADKLGRRKVLWATIVLMLAGLALTMLTPLPVVIIGMLIFTFGFFGAHSVASSWIGRRAIKAKGQASSLYLFSYYAGSSIAGTAGGVFWHMGGWNGIGLFIGGLLVIALLVALKLAKLPPLENVKA